One genomic window of Medicago truncatula cultivar Jemalong A17 chromosome 1, MtrunA17r5.0-ANR, whole genome shotgun sequence includes the following:
- the LOC25485703 gene encoding ras-related protein RABE1c, whose amino-acid sequence MAAAPARARADYDYLIKLLLIGDSGVGKSCLLLRFSDGSFTTSFITTIGIDFKIRTIELDGKRIKLQIWDTAGQERFRTITTAYYRGAMGILLVYDVTDEASFNNIRNWIRNIEQHASDNVNKILVGNKADMDESKRAVPTSKGQALADEYGIKFFETSAKTNMNVEEVFFSIARDIKQRLADTVSSTEPQSIKINQQDQAANGGQAAQKSACCG is encoded by the exons ATGGCAGCAGCACCTGCAAGAGCTCGTGCCGATTACGATTACCTCATCAAGCTTCTTCTTATCGGCGACAGTG GTGTGGGGAAGAGTTGTTTGCTTTTGAGATTTTCTGATGGCTCCTTCACAACCAGTTTTATCACCACCATTGG CATTGATTTCAAGATAAGAACCATTGAACTTGATGGCAAACGCATTAAGTTGCAAATTTGGGATACAGCTGGTCAGGAGAGATTCCGAACCATTACTACAG CTTATTATCGTGGAGCCATGGGTATCTTGCTGGTTTATGATGTTACCGATGAAGCTTCTTTCAATA ATATTAGGAATTGGATTCGCAATATTGAACAACACGCTTCTGACAATGTAAACAAGATACTTGTGGGAAACAAGGCTGATATGGATGAAAGTAAACGG GCTGTACCTACCTCCAAAGGTCAAGCTCTTGCTGATGAGTATGGTATCAAGTTCTTTGAAACT AGTGCAAAAACAAACATGAATGTGGAGGAAGTTTTCTTTTCAATAGCAAGAGATATCAAGCAAAGGCTTGCAGACACCGTTTCTAGTACTGAG CCCCAGAGTATCAAGATTAACCAACAAGATCAGGCAGCCAATGGTGGTCAGGCTGCACAAAAATCGGCTTGCTGCGGTTAA
- the LOC25485699 gene encoding elongator complex protein 1 isoform X2, with product MEQHPISWRGDGKYFATMSMCGSNLSRKLKIWERDSGALLASSEEKAFAGPVLEWMPSGAKIAAVYDRKAENESPSVVFFERNGLERSKFSVGEGINAKVRFLKWNCSSDLLAGVVECGNYEALKIWYFSNNHWYLKHEIRYLKQDEVRFMWNQEKPLQLICWTLGGQVTVYNFVWNTAVTDNSVALVIDGSNIHVSPLSLSLMPPPMYLFSLKFSSRVRGMAVYCKNSKNQLAAFLSDGSLCVVELPSIETWEELEGKEFSVEASHTEMVLGSILHLVWLDSHTLLSVSHYGFSHSNDLFQSSLNEGALRGFYLREIELECSEDIVPGLLTCSGWNATVSKQNTLEELVIGIAPNPASKYSAYMQFSDGKIKEYLSKIGTGGGSLEQEYQGFSAACPWMDVVLVGSAGQSKPVLFGLDEIGRLHASGGIVVCNNCSNFSFYSNLADQVVTHLILATKQDLLFIVDIVDIFNGELDSKYGNFVRSNSRKREENENYIHIWERGAKIVGVLHGDEAATILQTTRGNLECIYPRKLVLVSIINALAQKRFRDALLMVRRHRIDFNVIIDYCGWQAFSQSAFEFVRQVNNLGYITEFVCSVKSENVIETLYKNHVSVPCSEVANVTLAGGLQNFLADNKVSSILMAIRKALEDHFTESPARELCILTTLARSEPPLLEDALKRIKVIREKELSHADDHRRMTYPSAEEALKHLLWLADGDAVYDAALGLYDLKLTAIVALNAQKDPKEFLPFLQELERMPTPLMQYNIDLRLKRFEKALRHIASAGDSYYDDCMTLVKKNPQLFPLSLQLFTDPAKRMPFLEAWGDYLSGEKCFEDAATIYLSCFNLDKALKSYRAINNWSGVLTVAGFLNLGKDEVLHLAGELCEQLQALGKPGEAAKIALEYCGDVNSGVNLLISARDWEEALRVVFMHRREDLVKVVKDASVECASTLTNEYEEGLEKVGKYLARYLAVRQRRLLLAAKLQSEKREGSDVEDDAASEASSNFSGMSAYTTGTRKSSATSTLSAATTRARDARRQRKRGKIRPGSADEEFALVDHLKGMSLRVEARRELKSLLVSLMMFGEGETARKLQQMGENFQLSQMAAVRLAEDTISNDTINEYAHTLEQYTPKVRDEMHDSEALSWRVKVFLSNE from the exons ATGGAGCAACATCCTATATCATGGCGAGGAGATGGAAAATACTTTGCTACGATGAGTATGTGTGGTTCTAATTTATCACGGAAACTTAAGATTTGGGAACGAGATTCAGGGGCATTACTTGCTTCTTCGGAGGAAAAAGCTTTTGCAGGACCAGTTTTGGAGTGGATGCCAAGTGGTGCTAAAATTGCCGCTGTATATGATAGAAAAGCTGAAAATGAATCCCCCTCCGTTGTTTTCTTTGAGAGAAATGGATTAGAAAGAAGCAAATTTAGTGTTGGTGAAGGAATTAATGCGAAAGTAAGATTTCTGAAGTGGAATTGCAGTTCTGATCTTCTTGCTGGTGTTGTCGAATGTGGAAATTATGAGGCTCTAAAGATATGGTATTTTAGCAACAATCATTGGTACCTGAAGCATGAAATTAGATACTTGAAGCAAGACGAAGTCAGGTTCATGTGGAATCAAGAAAAACCTTTGCAGTTGATTTGTTGGACTCTTGGTGGTCAGGTTACAGTTTACAATTTTGTTTGGAACACGGCTGTTACGGATAATTCTGTTGCACTAGTCATCGATGGCTCCAATATTCACGTGTCACCACTTTCCTTATCCTTAATGCCGCCTCCTATGTACTTATTTAGCCTAAAATTTTCTTCTCGTGTACGGGGTATGGCAGTATACTGTAAAAACTCCAAGAACCAGTTAGCTGCATTTCTTTCAGATGGTAGTTTATGTGTTGTAGAGCTTCCATCAATTGAAACTTGGGAAGAACTAGAGGGGAAAGAATTTAGTGTCGAAGCCTCTCATACTGAAATGGTGCTTGGATCCATATTACATCTTGTATGGTTAGATTCACATACGCTGTTATCTGTTTCACATTATGGTTTCAGTCACAGCAATGACTTATTCCAAAGCTCACTAAACGAAGGTGCACTTCGAGGCTTCTATTTGCGGGAAATAGAACTTGAATGTTCCGAGGATATTGTTCCAGGATTGCTGACATGTTCAGGTTGGAATGCAACAGTTTCAAAGCAAAATACACTTGAAGAGCTTGTTATTGGCATTGCTCCAAATCCTGCTAGTAAATATTCTGCATATATGCAGTTTTCTGATGGGAAAATCAAGGAGTATTTATCGAAAATCGGCACTGGTGGCGGATCATTGGAACAAGAATATCAAGGTTTTTCTGCAGCCTGCCCTTGGATGGATGTAGTGCTGGTCGGAAGTGCTGGCCAGTCAAAACCAGTGCTTTTTGGACTGGATGAGATTGGCAGATTGCATGCTAGCGGGGGGATAGTAGTTTGCAACAACTGCAGCAATTTCTCATTTTACTCAAATTTGGCAGATCAAGTTGTGACACATCTAATTCTTGCAACTAAACAAGATCTGCTTTTTATTGTTGACATTGTTGATATATTTAATGGGGAGTTAGACTCGAAGTATGGGAATTTTGTCCGCAGTAACAGcagaaaaagggaagaaaatgaaaattacataCATATATGGGAGAGAGGTGCTAAAATAGTTGGAGTTTTACATGGAGATGAAGCTGCCACTATACTTCAAACTACCCGGGGAAACCTAGAATGTATATACCCTAGAAAATTGGTTTTGGTTTCTATCATTAATGCCTTGGCTCAAAAGCGGTTTAGAGATGCATTGCTCATGGTTAGGAGACATAGGATAGATTTCAATGTAATTATTGATTACTGTGGTTGGCAAGCATTTTCACAGTCAGCTTTTGAATTTGTCAGGCAGGTCAACAATCTGGGTTACATAACTGAGTTTGTTTGTTCTGTAAAGAGTGAAAATGTTATAGAGACACTCTACAAAAATCATGTGTCTGTTCCCTGTTCAGAGGTTGCTAATGTTACGCTAGCTGGAGGCCTCCAAAATTTCCTCGCAGACAACAAGGTTTCTTCAATTCTGATGGCCATAAGAAAAGCACTTGAGGACCATTTTACAGAAAGCCCTGCTAGGGAGCTTTGCATATTAACCACACTTGCTCGGAGTGAGCCTCCATTACTTGAAGATGCTTTAAAGAGAATAAAAGTTATCCGTGAAAAGGAGTTGTCTCATGCTGATGATCACAGGAGAATGACCTACCcttctgctgaagaagctttGAAACATCTGTTGTGGTTGGCCGATGGGGATGCTGTCTATGATGCTGCTTTGGGTCTTTATGATTTAAAACTCACAGCTATTGTGGCATTGAATGCCCAAAAAGATCCAAAAGAATTTCTTCCTTTCTTGCAAGAGTTGGAGCGTATGCCTACACCATTAATGCAATACAATATCGACCTTAGGCTGAAAAGGTTTGAAAAGGCTCTCAGACATATTGCTTCTGCCGGCGATTCTTATTATGATGATTGTATGACACTGGTGAAGAAAAACCCTCAACTTTTTCCCTTGTCTCTTCAACTTTTTACTGACCCTGCTAAGAGGATGCCATTCCTTGAGGCATGGGGTGATTATCTTAGCGGTGAAAAATGCTTTGAAGATGCTGCAACAATTTACTTGTCCTGTTTCAATCTGGATAAAGCTCTGAAGTCTTATCGTGCTATTAATAACTGGAGTGGGGTGCTTACAGTTGCTGGGTTCCTTAATCTGGGAAAAGATGAAGTACTGCATCTTGCCGGTGAGCTTTGCGAACAACTTCAAGCACTTGGTAAGCCCGGCGAAGCTGCCAAAATTGCCCTGGAGTACTGTGGAGATGTTAACTCTGGTGTGAATTTATTAATTTCTGCAAGGGATTGGGAGGAGGCTTTGAGGGTTGTTTTTATGCATAGAAGAGAGGACTTAGTTAAGGTTGTGAAGGATGCATCTGTTGAATGTGCAAGCACACTTACCAATGAATATGAGGAAGGCTTAGAGAAAGTGGGGAAGTACTTGGCCCGTTACTTGGCTGTTCGGCAAAGAAGGCTACTTCTCGCGGCAAAGCTCCAATCAGAGAAACGTGAAGGTagtgatgttgaagatgatgctGCTTCAGAGGCTAGCAGTAATTTTAGTGGAATGAGTGCATACACCACAGG GACCAGGAAAAGTTCTGCTACTTCTACTCTTTCAGCTGCAACTACCAGGGCAAGAGATGCTCGGCGTCAgaggaaaagaggaaaaatcCGTCCTGGGAG TGCTGATGAGGAATTTGCGTTAGTGGATCATTTGAAAGGCATGTCTCTGAGAGTGGAAGCAAGACGAGAGCTGAAATCTTTGTTGGTTTCCCTTATGATGTTTGGTGAGGGTGAAACTGCAAGGAAACTACAGCAAATGGGGGAAAACTTTCAATTGTCTCAGATGGCAGCAGTCAGATTGGCTGAGGatacaatatcaaatgataccATAAATGAGTATGCACATACTTTGGAGCAATACACCCCAAAAGTAAGGGATGAAATGCACGATTCAGAGGCTTTGTCGTGGCGGGTCAAAGTTTTTTTAAGCAATGAGTGA
- the LOC25485702 gene encoding WUSCHEL-related homeobox 8 — translation MVNMMEWQKQQVQNGNVEAMYVKVMTDEQLETLRKQIAVYATICEQLVEMHKTLSAQQDLAGVRLGNLYCDSLMTAGHKITSRQRWTPTPVQLQILERIFDQGNGTPSKEKIKEIATELSQHGQISETNVYNWFQNRRARSKRKMQNGGTSNTESEVETEVDSKDKKTKPEEFHSQQSAALGDENLCFQNQEKCSELQYLNHGSNKTYSVFPSDGGIRSTRNLSGVSLYDEVLSNSRNDYLGGKMEVSGSYNIYQQAEDFNLAG, via the exons atggtgAACATGATGGAATGGCAGAAACAACAAGTACAGAATGGGAATGTCGAAGCGATGTATGTTAAGGTGATGACTGATGAACAATTGGAAACTTTGAGGAAACAAATTGCTGTTTATGCTACCATTTGTGAACAACTTGTTGAGATGCATAAAACACTCTCTGCTCAACAAGATCTTGCTg GGGTTAGGTTGGGGAATTTATACTGCGACTCATTGATGACAGCTGGTCACAAAATCACATCCAGACAGAGGTGGACTCCTACACCGGTTCAGCTCCAGATTCTTGAGCGTATATTCGATCAGGGAAATGGAACTCCAAGCAAAGAAAAAATCAAGGAGATTGCTACTGAACTCAGCCAGCATGGCCAAATTTCTGAAACGAATGTTTATAATTGGTTCCAAAATAGGCGTGCTAGATCgaaaagaaaaatgcaaaatgGGGGAACTAGTAACACTGAATCAGAGGTAGAGACTGAGGTTGATTCCAAGGATAAGAAGACAAAACCAGAGGAATTTCATTCTCAACAAAGTGCTGCTCTAGGGGATGAAAATTTGTGCTTCCAGAACCAAGAAAAATGCTCTGAATTGCAGTACTTGAATCATGGTTCTAACAAAACATATTCTGTGTTTCCATCGGATGGCGGTATAAGATCCACAAGAAATTTGAGTGGCGTATCTCTTTATGATGAAGTGCTATCAAACTCAA gGAATGACTATCTAGGTGGAAAAATGGAAGTATCTGGGAGTTACAATATATACCAGCAAGCAGAGGACTTCAATTTGGCAGGTTGA
- the LOC25485699 gene encoding elongator complex protein 1 isoform X1 — protein sequence MKNLKLFREVPLLLRLNSDDETFRFSALDIERNRLFFLSSHNFIYTSHLSSFHQKQAWSNNNSSLSTNHAIVDLEPDDTVTSFDYLMEKEALLLGTSNGLLLLFDVDANVTQVVGNVDGGVNCISLSPDGEVIAVVTGFGQVLVMTHDWDLLYEISLLDDDEAEGHHVNGENFMEQHPISWRGDGKYFATMSMCGSNLSRKLKIWERDSGALLASSEEKAFAGPVLEWMPSGAKIAAVYDRKAENESPSVVFFERNGLERSKFSVGEGINAKVRFLKWNCSSDLLAGVVECGNYEALKIWYFSNNHWYLKHEIRYLKQDEVRFMWNQEKPLQLICWTLGGQVTVYNFVWNTAVTDNSVALVIDGSNIHVSPLSLSLMPPPMYLFSLKFSSRVRGMAVYCKNSKNQLAAFLSDGSLCVVELPSIETWEELEGKEFSVEASHTEMVLGSILHLVWLDSHTLLSVSHYGFSHSNDLFQSSLNEGALRGFYLREIELECSEDIVPGLLTCSGWNATVSKQNTLEELVIGIAPNPASKYSAYMQFSDGKIKEYLSKIGTGGGSLEQEYQGFSAACPWMDVVLVGSAGQSKPVLFGLDEIGRLHASGGIVVCNNCSNFSFYSNLADQVVTHLILATKQDLLFIVDIVDIFNGELDSKYGNFVRSNSRKREENENYIHIWERGAKIVGVLHGDEAATILQTTRGNLECIYPRKLVLVSIINALAQKRFRDALLMVRRHRIDFNVIIDYCGWQAFSQSAFEFVRQVNNLGYITEFVCSVKSENVIETLYKNHVSVPCSEVANVTLAGGLQNFLADNKVSSILMAIRKALEDHFTESPARELCILTTLARSEPPLLEDALKRIKVIREKELSHADDHRRMTYPSAEEALKHLLWLADGDAVYDAALGLYDLKLTAIVALNAQKDPKEFLPFLQELERMPTPLMQYNIDLRLKRFEKALRHIASAGDSYYDDCMTLVKKNPQLFPLSLQLFTDPAKRMPFLEAWGDYLSGEKCFEDAATIYLSCFNLDKALKSYRAINNWSGVLTVAGFLNLGKDEVLHLAGELCEQLQALGKPGEAAKIALEYCGDVNSGVNLLISARDWEEALRVVFMHRREDLVKVVKDASVECASTLTNEYEEGLEKVGKYLARYLAVRQRRLLLAAKLQSEKREGSDVEDDAASEASSNFSGMSAYTTGTRKSSATSTLSAATTRARDARRQRKRGKIRPGSADEEFALVDHLKGMSLRVEARRELKSLLVSLMMFGEGETARKLQQMGENFQLSQMAAVRLAEDTISNDTINEYAHTLEQYTPKVRDEMHDSEALSWRVKVFLSNE from the exons TAGTCCTGATGGTGAAGTTATTGCTGTAGTTACTGGTTTTGGTCAGGTTTTGGTTATGACTCATGATTGGGATTTGTTGTATGAAATTTCACtccttgatgatgatgaagctGAAGGTCATCACGTAA ATGGAGAAAACTTTATGGAGCAACATCCTATATCATGGCGAGGAGATGGAAAATACTTTGCTACGATGAGTATGTGTGGTTCTAATTTATCACGGAAACTTAAGATTTGGGAACGAGATTCAGGGGCATTACTTGCTTCTTCGGAGGAAAAAGCTTTTGCAGGACCAGTTTTGGAGTGGATGCCAAGTGGTGCTAAAATTGCCGCTGTATATGATAGAAAAGCTGAAAATGAATCCCCCTCCGTTGTTTTCTTTGAGAGAAATGGATTAGAAAGAAGCAAATTTAGTGTTGGTGAAGGAATTAATGCGAAAGTAAGATTTCTGAAGTGGAATTGCAGTTCTGATCTTCTTGCTGGTGTTGTCGAATGTGGAAATTATGAGGCTCTAAAGATATGGTATTTTAGCAACAATCATTGGTACCTGAAGCATGAAATTAGATACTTGAAGCAAGACGAAGTCAGGTTCATGTGGAATCAAGAAAAACCTTTGCAGTTGATTTGTTGGACTCTTGGTGGTCAGGTTACAGTTTACAATTTTGTTTGGAACACGGCTGTTACGGATAATTCTGTTGCACTAGTCATCGATGGCTCCAATATTCACGTGTCACCACTTTCCTTATCCTTAATGCCGCCTCCTATGTACTTATTTAGCCTAAAATTTTCTTCTCGTGTACGGGGTATGGCAGTATACTGTAAAAACTCCAAGAACCAGTTAGCTGCATTTCTTTCAGATGGTAGTTTATGTGTTGTAGAGCTTCCATCAATTGAAACTTGGGAAGAACTAGAGGGGAAAGAATTTAGTGTCGAAGCCTCTCATACTGAAATGGTGCTTGGATCCATATTACATCTTGTATGGTTAGATTCACATACGCTGTTATCTGTTTCACATTATGGTTTCAGTCACAGCAATGACTTATTCCAAAGCTCACTAAACGAAGGTGCACTTCGAGGCTTCTATTTGCGGGAAATAGAACTTGAATGTTCCGAGGATATTGTTCCAGGATTGCTGACATGTTCAGGTTGGAATGCAACAGTTTCAAAGCAAAATACACTTGAAGAGCTTGTTATTGGCATTGCTCCAAATCCTGCTAGTAAATATTCTGCATATATGCAGTTTTCTGATGGGAAAATCAAGGAGTATTTATCGAAAATCGGCACTGGTGGCGGATCATTGGAACAAGAATATCAAGGTTTTTCTGCAGCCTGCCCTTGGATGGATGTAGTGCTGGTCGGAAGTGCTGGCCAGTCAAAACCAGTGCTTTTTGGACTGGATGAGATTGGCAGATTGCATGCTAGCGGGGGGATAGTAGTTTGCAACAACTGCAGCAATTTCTCATTTTACTCAAATTTGGCAGATCAAGTTGTGACACATCTAATTCTTGCAACTAAACAAGATCTGCTTTTTATTGTTGACATTGTTGATATATTTAATGGGGAGTTAGACTCGAAGTATGGGAATTTTGTCCGCAGTAACAGcagaaaaagggaagaaaatgaaaattacataCATATATGGGAGAGAGGTGCTAAAATAGTTGGAGTTTTACATGGAGATGAAGCTGCCACTATACTTCAAACTACCCGGGGAAACCTAGAATGTATATACCCTAGAAAATTGGTTTTGGTTTCTATCATTAATGCCTTGGCTCAAAAGCGGTTTAGAGATGCATTGCTCATGGTTAGGAGACATAGGATAGATTTCAATGTAATTATTGATTACTGTGGTTGGCAAGCATTTTCACAGTCAGCTTTTGAATTTGTCAGGCAGGTCAACAATCTGGGTTACATAACTGAGTTTGTTTGTTCTGTAAAGAGTGAAAATGTTATAGAGACACTCTACAAAAATCATGTGTCTGTTCCCTGTTCAGAGGTTGCTAATGTTACGCTAGCTGGAGGCCTCCAAAATTTCCTCGCAGACAACAAGGTTTCTTCAATTCTGATGGCCATAAGAAAAGCACTTGAGGACCATTTTACAGAAAGCCCTGCTAGGGAGCTTTGCATATTAACCACACTTGCTCGGAGTGAGCCTCCATTACTTGAAGATGCTTTAAAGAGAATAAAAGTTATCCGTGAAAAGGAGTTGTCTCATGCTGATGATCACAGGAGAATGACCTACCcttctgctgaagaagctttGAAACATCTGTTGTGGTTGGCCGATGGGGATGCTGTCTATGATGCTGCTTTGGGTCTTTATGATTTAAAACTCACAGCTATTGTGGCATTGAATGCCCAAAAAGATCCAAAAGAATTTCTTCCTTTCTTGCAAGAGTTGGAGCGTATGCCTACACCATTAATGCAATACAATATCGACCTTAGGCTGAAAAGGTTTGAAAAGGCTCTCAGACATATTGCTTCTGCCGGCGATTCTTATTATGATGATTGTATGACACTGGTGAAGAAAAACCCTCAACTTTTTCCCTTGTCTCTTCAACTTTTTACTGACCCTGCTAAGAGGATGCCATTCCTTGAGGCATGGGGTGATTATCTTAGCGGTGAAAAATGCTTTGAAGATGCTGCAACAATTTACTTGTCCTGTTTCAATCTGGATAAAGCTCTGAAGTCTTATCGTGCTATTAATAACTGGAGTGGGGTGCTTACAGTTGCTGGGTTCCTTAATCTGGGAAAAGATGAAGTACTGCATCTTGCCGGTGAGCTTTGCGAACAACTTCAAGCACTTGGTAAGCCCGGCGAAGCTGCCAAAATTGCCCTGGAGTACTGTGGAGATGTTAACTCTGGTGTGAATTTATTAATTTCTGCAAGGGATTGGGAGGAGGCTTTGAGGGTTGTTTTTATGCATAGAAGAGAGGACTTAGTTAAGGTTGTGAAGGATGCATCTGTTGAATGTGCAAGCACACTTACCAATGAATATGAGGAAGGCTTAGAGAAAGTGGGGAAGTACTTGGCCCGTTACTTGGCTGTTCGGCAAAGAAGGCTACTTCTCGCGGCAAAGCTCCAATCAGAGAAACGTGAAGGTagtgatgttgaagatgatgctGCTTCAGAGGCTAGCAGTAATTTTAGTGGAATGAGTGCATACACCACAGG GACCAGGAAAAGTTCTGCTACTTCTACTCTTTCAGCTGCAACTACCAGGGCAAGAGATGCTCGGCGTCAgaggaaaagaggaaaaatcCGTCCTGGGAG TGCTGATGAGGAATTTGCGTTAGTGGATCATTTGAAAGGCATGTCTCTGAGAGTGGAAGCAAGACGAGAGCTGAAATCTTTGTTGGTTTCCCTTATGATGTTTGGTGAGGGTGAAACTGCAAGGAAACTACAGCAAATGGGGGAAAACTTTCAATTGTCTCAGATGGCAGCAGTCAGATTGGCTGAGGatacaatatcaaatgataccATAAATGAGTATGCACATACTTTGGAGCAATACACCCCAAAAGTAAGGGATGAAATGCACGATTCAGAGGCTTTGTCGTGGCGGGTCAAAGTTTTTTTAAGCAATGAGTGA